From a single Candidatus Zixiibacteriota bacterium genomic region:
- the ilvC gene encoding ketol-acid reductoisomerase, translating to MRVIRTAPLRPLKGKRIAVLGYGAQGRAQALNLRDAGFAPIVGLPPRSGSRRAARRDRLAVVTPRDAVRNTDIIFVLAPDHLHGRLFTYDIRPNLRTGQMLVFAHASSVHFGMVKPPKGVDVVLIAPLGPGKRLRELRGQRDGVGCFFAVYQNASRRARPIGLALARAVGCISAGAIETTFALEAVGDLFGEQAVLCGGLGALLQAGVETLVRTGHPPHAAYLECVYQIDLIVDLIKRDGLAGMYDAISPTAAYGAAVAGPEIISEGTRRAMRRLLREIESGRFFRQWVEKQSRRQRRPTVSKQFRRGEKTVLQQLGGP from the coding sequence ATGCGTGTCATACGAACTGCGCCACTCAGACCGCTAAAAGGGAAACGCATCGCCGTTCTGGGATATGGCGCCCAGGGACGCGCGCAGGCGTTGAACTTGCGCGACGCGGGATTTGCGCCGATTGTCGGGCTACCGCCACGCAGCGGTTCGCGACGTGCCGCCCGTCGCGACCGCTTGGCCGTCGTCACACCAAGAGATGCGGTTCGCAATACGGACATTATCTTCGTCCTTGCCCCCGATCATCTGCACGGGCGTCTGTTCACATACGACATTCGTCCCAATCTCCGAACCGGGCAGATGCTGGTGTTTGCACACGCATCGTCGGTGCATTTCGGCATGGTCAAACCACCGAAGGGCGTCGATGTTGTGCTGATTGCGCCGTTGGGACCGGGCAAACGACTCCGTGAATTGCGCGGACAGCGCGACGGTGTCGGCTGTTTCTTCGCTGTGTATCAGAATGCCAGCCGACGGGCACGTCCCATCGGACTGGCGCTGGCCAGGGCGGTCGGCTGCATTTCCGCCGGCGCCATCGAAACGACATTTGCACTCGAAGCGGTGGGCGATCTGTTCGGTGAGCAGGCGGTTCTCTGCGGCGGATTGGGTGCGCTCTTGCAGGCAGGCGTCGAGACTCTGGTTCGCACCGGGCATCCGCCGCATGCGGCGTACCTCGAATGTGTCTATCAAATTGATCTGATCGTCGATCTGATCAAGCGCGATGGATTGGCCGGGATGTACGACGCCATCTCGCCGACCGCAGCGTATGGCGCAGCCGTTGCCGGGCCGGAGATCATCTCAGAGGGCACGCGTCGCGCGATGCGGCGATTGCTGCGTGAGATCGAATCGGGGCGGTTTTTCCGGCAGTGGGTGGAGAAGCAGTCCCGCAGGCAGAGGCGGCCCACGGTTTCGAAGCAATTTCGACGTGGGGAGAAGACAGTTCTGCAGCAACTGGGAGGTCCGTGA